The following coding sequences are from one Desulfosporosinus orientis DSM 765 window:
- a CDS encoding P-loop NTPase yields MKIAISGKGGVGKTTFAANFARWLSNKGITVLAVDADPDASLGTILGISDDVLSTLKPIVDMKDLIEERMGGSGTYYPLNPNVDDILDDYCIPIGDLRFFRMGNIKGGGTSCYCKENSFLRALVNSLILGEKDTVILDMGAGIEQLTRGTALGVDVLVIVTEPSKVSVQTVKVIQQLASELGIPRVVVVGNKVRNPKDESFLRDQFPSEQLIGVIPYSEELLEMSLNTGSIELPGGSLGVELNTIYQRIANEGR; encoded by the coding sequence TTGAAAATAGCAATTTCTGGTAAGGGTGGTGTGGGCAAGACAACCTTTGCCGCAAATTTTGCCCGCTGGCTATCGAATAAGGGTATCACTGTTTTGGCCGTTGACGCAGACCCGGATGCCAGCCTTGGCACCATTTTAGGAATCTCCGATGATGTTCTCTCGACTCTTAAACCAATTGTTGATATGAAAGATCTAATTGAAGAACGTATGGGGGGAAGCGGGACTTATTATCCCCTAAATCCTAATGTTGATGATATTCTTGATGATTACTGTATTCCCATAGGGGATCTCAGGTTTTTTCGTATGGGCAATATTAAAGGGGGAGGGACCTCATGTTATTGCAAAGAAAACAGCTTTCTTCGAGCCTTGGTTAATTCATTAATTCTTGGCGAAAAAGACACGGTTATTTTGGATATGGGTGCTGGGATTGAACAACTAACTCGTGGTACAGCTTTAGGTGTTGATGTCTTGGTCATTGTTACCGAACCATCAAAAGTGAGCGTTCAGACTGTAAAAGTTATTCAACAGTTAGCTTCTGAGTTAGGCATACCGCGTGTTGTTGTGGTTGGTAATAAAGTGCGAAACCCTAAAGATGAAAGTTTTCTTAGAGACCAATTTCCTTCAGAACAGCTTATTGGCGTTATCCCGTACAGTGAAGAGCTGTTGGAAATGTCCTTAAATACGGGCAGCATAGAATTGCCTGGTGGGTCTCTGGGAGTTGAACTTAATACTATTTACCAAAGAATTGCCAATGAAGGGAGATGA
- a CDS encoding DegV family protein yields the protein MRKIGIVMDSTGYLTKDILEEYQINVVPLNVNVGEETFPETELTNKTYFERMSHIPGLSTTSQPSVGRFLEMYKSLFSKGVVDIVSIHISSAISGTLHSAQMAKELASSTRIHIFDSKSSALGLGVLAWAAAEWAEQGLSALEIMNQLQKLEKQTELYFIVNTLENLRKGGRIGGAAALLGTLLQIKPILYFNKSGQIDVFDKVRSKSRAWQRVREELDRAISSREHYRICVMHVNIPEEGMLLLRELKKSYPEHEVRLFEAGPVIATHVGTGAFGLVFHPWPKLN from the coding sequence TTGAGGAAAATTGGGATTGTGATGGATTCTACAGGATATTTGACGAAGGATATCCTTGAAGAGTATCAGATTAATGTTGTCCCCCTAAATGTGAATGTTGGGGAAGAGACCTTTCCTGAAACAGAACTGACCAATAAAACTTACTTTGAGAGAATGAGTCATATCCCGGGTTTATCAACAACTTCCCAACCTTCTGTCGGCAGATTTCTTGAGATGTACAAATCTCTGTTTTCGAAAGGCGTTGTAGATATTGTCAGTATTCACATCTCATCGGCGATCAGCGGAACGCTTCATTCCGCTCAAATGGCAAAAGAATTGGCATCCAGCACCAGAATACATATTTTTGACTCAAAATCTTCCGCATTAGGCCTAGGGGTCTTAGCCTGGGCAGCTGCCGAATGGGCGGAGCAAGGTTTAAGTGCCTTAGAAATTATGAATCAACTTCAAAAATTAGAAAAGCAAACAGAGTTATATTTCATCGTTAACACACTGGAAAACTTGAGAAAAGGTGGACGAATTGGAGGAGCTGCGGCTCTCCTGGGAACTTTGCTGCAAATTAAGCCAATCCTCTATTTTAATAAAAGCGGTCAAATTGATGTCTTTGACAAAGTGCGATCAAAATCTCGCGCTTGGCAGCGAGTCCGGGAAGAACTTGATAGAGCAATCTCAAGTAGAGAACATTATCGAATTTGTGTAATGCATGTCAATATTCCGGAGGAAGGTATGTTGTTGCTTCGTGAACTTAAGAAAAGCTATCCGGAACATGAAGTGCGGTTATTTGAAGCAGGGCCGGTCATTGCAACGCATGTTGGCACCGGCGCCTTTGGACTCGTATTTCATCCTTGGCCAAAACTCAACTAA
- a CDS encoding GNAT family N-acetyltransferase translates to MLKGNKTIIRAVEEDDIQDLYQWYNDQEVNLWSSGAWPLNTLHNKEQIAAKFLDGGPDIYRYSLLTENEQLIGSIGFKDINVPARSVSIYIVIGNKSYWGKGYGTDALITFSRFLFTQWNFHRISLDTWSENTRAIYAYQKVGFKIEGRQREARFVLGSYHDSILMGLLRNEFLELHGTKDYKVTGNL, encoded by the coding sequence ATGTTAAAAGGTAATAAAACGATAATCCGTGCTGTTGAAGAAGATGATATTCAGGACCTCTATCAATGGTATAATGATCAAGAGGTTAATCTTTGGTCTAGTGGAGCTTGGCCCCTGAATACCCTACATAACAAAGAACAGATAGCTGCAAAGTTTCTTGATGGAGGTCCCGATATTTATCGGTACTCCTTATTAACAGAGAATGAACAGCTTATCGGATCAATAGGCTTTAAAGATATTAATGTACCGGCCAGATCCGTATCAATTTATATTGTTATCGGCAATAAATCCTACTGGGGTAAAGGTTATGGTACGGATGCCTTAATTACTTTTTCGCGATTTCTTTTTACGCAGTGGAATTTCCATCGCATTTCTCTCGATACATGGTCTGAGAATACCCGAGCAATTTATGCCTATCAAAAAGTAGGGTTTAAAATCGAAGGCCGTCAACGAGAGGCTCGTTTTGTGTTAGGCAGCTATCATGATTCTATTCTCATGGGTTTATTGCGAAATGAATTTCTTGAATTGCATGGTACAAAGGATTATAAAGTAACTGGTAATTTATAG
- the ribD gene encoding bifunctional diaminohydroxyphosphoribosylaminopyrimidine deaminase/5-amino-6-(5-phosphoribosylamino)uracil reductase RibD, giving the protein MSQTYSSDKIDEKFMRRAFELAIMALGRTSPNPLVGCVIVHDDQIVGEGYHHKAGTPHAEVHALAAAGDKAHGATAYVTLEPCSHFGRTPPCADALIRAQVHRVIIAMEDPNPLVAGQGINRLREAGIQVEVGLLREEALLMNEVFVKAITTGLPFVVYKSAMTLDGKIATETGDSQWISNEASRSYVHELRDRYDVILVGSETAIHDNPALTCRLPNGKDPIRLIVDGMLRIDEHAQVLNSSKQSPCIIATSRSASEEKLNRFKNLEHVEVWQYDVERYVPLNMLMRDLVHRGWTSVLLEGGGKLAGAFLQEKLIDKVELFIAPKFIGGNGPSPLSGLHIQRMADAIMLHNINVDIRSGDLHVWGYIR; this is encoded by the coding sequence ATGAGCCAAACATATTCTTCTGATAAAATTGATGAAAAATTTATGAGAAGAGCCTTTGAACTTGCGATCATGGCCTTGGGCAGAACCAGCCCCAATCCCCTGGTTGGGTGTGTTATTGTCCATGATGACCAAATTGTTGGTGAAGGCTATCATCATAAAGCCGGAACCCCCCATGCTGAAGTCCATGCTCTTGCCGCTGCGGGTGATAAGGCTCATGGTGCAACTGCTTACGTTACCTTAGAACCATGTTCTCATTTCGGACGAACACCACCTTGTGCCGATGCCTTAATTCGTGCTCAAGTTCATAGAGTTATAATAGCCATGGAAGATCCTAATCCTCTTGTTGCCGGCCAGGGTATCAACCGCCTTCGTGAAGCCGGAATTCAAGTTGAAGTTGGCTTGCTCAGGGAAGAAGCTTTGCTGATGAATGAAGTCTTTGTTAAGGCAATTACAACAGGTTTACCTTTTGTAGTTTATAAATCGGCCATGACTTTAGATGGAAAAATAGCTACTGAAACCGGTGATTCCCAATGGATTAGTAATGAAGCTTCGCGGAGCTATGTACATGAGCTGCGTGACCGCTATGATGTTATCCTTGTAGGAAGTGAAACAGCAATCCACGATAACCCTGCTCTCACTTGCCGTCTTCCCAATGGTAAAGACCCGATTCGCTTAATTGTTGATGGAATGCTGCGTATTGACGAACATGCTCAAGTTCTAAATTCTTCCAAACAAAGTCCCTGTATCATTGCAACTTCACGGTCAGCATCAGAAGAGAAACTTAATCGTTTTAAAAACCTTGAACATGTAGAGGTATGGCAATACGATGTTGAAAGATATGTTCCTCTTAATATGCTAATGCGAGATCTTGTTCATCGCGGCTGGACAAGCGTTTTACTTGAAGGCGGCGGCAAGCTGGCAGGTGCCTTTTTGCAAGAGAAGCTTATCGATAAAGTCGAATTATTTATCGCTCCAAAATTCATCGGAGGGAATGGCCCCTCTCCCCTCTCGGGTCTCCATATTCAACGCATGGCTGATGCTATTATGCTCCATAATATTAATGTTGACATTCGCTCAGGAGATCTTCATGTTTGGGGATACATCCGCTAA
- a CDS encoding riboflavin synthase, with protein MFTGIVEELGIIRSLRLLPDSGQLTIEAKKVLEGTQIGDSIAVNGVCLTVISLSDHQFTVDVMAETLEKTNLAELKNGSHVNLERALQLQSRLGGHLVSGHVDGIGSIRRIAPWGIAQVYEINAPPALLSYMLPKGSIAIDGISLTLIDVEEDYFSVSLIPHTFKETTLGLKGIGKSVNLETDLIGKYVARLMGINKPSGKTKSNLSLSFLAENGFI; from the coding sequence ATGTTTACCGGAATAGTAGAAGAACTAGGCATCATCCGCTCTCTTCGCCTCTTGCCGGATTCAGGTCAGCTTACCATAGAAGCAAAAAAAGTTCTGGAAGGAACACAAATTGGAGACAGTATTGCTGTTAACGGAGTTTGCTTAACGGTTATCTCATTAAGCGATCATCAATTCACTGTTGATGTCATGGCTGAAACCTTAGAGAAAACCAATCTGGCTGAATTAAAAAACGGCAGTCATGTCAACCTAGAACGTGCTTTACAGCTTCAATCCCGTCTAGGCGGGCATTTAGTCAGCGGACATGTCGATGGTATCGGCAGTATACGGAGAATCGCCCCCTGGGGTATTGCCCAAGTTTATGAAATTAATGCCCCACCTGCCCTTCTTTCGTATATGCTTCCAAAGGGATCCATCGCCATAGATGGAATCTCTTTAACACTGATTGATGTGGAAGAGGATTATTTTTCAGTTTCGTTAATCCCTCACACGTTTAAGGAAACTACTTTAGGATTAAAAGGAATTGGTAAAAGTGTCAACCTTGAAACAGATCTGATCGGAAAATATGTAGCCCGTCTTATGGGGATTAATAAACCCTCGGGCAAAACAAAATCTAATCTTTCCCTTAGTTTTTTAGCGGAGAATGGATTCATTTAA
- a CDS encoding bifunctional 3,4-dihydroxy-2-butanone-4-phosphate synthase/GTP cyclohydrolase II: protein MFNTVEEAIEDIRQGKMIVMVDDEDRENEGDLVMAAEMATPEAINFMATYGRGLICVPLTKDRIHALQLEQMVTNNTDPHGTAFTVSVDAVTSTTGISAFERAETVRVLVNPNSKPSDLQRPGHIFPLQAREGGVLVRAGHTEGSVDLARLAGLQPAGLICEVMNEDGTMARVPDLKLFIQKHNLKMITLKDLISYRRQSEKLIERVESIHLPTGFGDFRAVGYLSILDKEEHVALVKGDVDDGKPVLVRVHSECLTGDVFHSRRCDCGDQLAAAMDAIEREGRGVLLYMRQEGRGIGLLNKLRAYKLQEEGKDTVEANLALGFPEDLRDYGVGAQILADLGISQVRLMTNNPRKIVGLEGYGMKVVERVPLEVSSKPENTKYLCTKKQKMGHFLTEVL from the coding sequence ATGTTTAATACCGTAGAAGAAGCTATCGAAGATATACGTCAAGGTAAGATGATTGTGATGGTGGATGATGAGGACCGCGAAAATGAGGGCGACCTTGTCATGGCAGCCGAAATGGCGACCCCTGAAGCCATTAATTTCATGGCAACCTATGGCCGGGGATTAATATGCGTTCCATTGACCAAAGACCGAATCCACGCTTTACAACTCGAACAGATGGTAACCAACAATACTGATCCTCACGGTACAGCTTTCACTGTCAGTGTGGATGCAGTGACCAGTACCACAGGAATATCTGCTTTTGAACGTGCGGAAACGGTTAGAGTCCTTGTAAATCCTAATAGCAAGCCCTCTGATTTGCAGCGTCCCGGACACATTTTCCCCCTTCAGGCTCGGGAAGGCGGAGTTTTAGTTCGTGCAGGCCACACAGAAGGCTCAGTGGATTTGGCTCGTCTTGCAGGACTCCAGCCTGCAGGTCTAATCTGTGAAGTTATGAATGAAGATGGAACCATGGCCAGAGTACCTGACTTGAAATTATTTATTCAGAAACACAACCTAAAGATGATTACTTTAAAAGATTTAATCAGTTATCGTCGACAATCTGAGAAACTCATTGAAAGAGTTGAGAGTATTCATCTGCCCACAGGCTTTGGTGATTTTCGTGCTGTAGGCTACCTTAGCATTCTCGATAAAGAGGAACATGTGGCTTTAGTCAAAGGAGACGTGGATGATGGGAAGCCTGTCCTTGTCCGAGTCCACTCCGAGTGTCTGACCGGAGATGTTTTTCACTCCCGCCGCTGTGATTGCGGAGACCAGCTTGCCGCAGCCATGGACGCAATAGAACGTGAAGGACGAGGAGTACTGCTCTATATGCGTCAAGAAGGGCGCGGGATTGGCTTGTTAAATAAATTAAGAGCCTATAAACTGCAAGAAGAAGGAAAAGATACTGTCGAAGCCAACCTCGCTTTAGGCTTTCCAGAAGACTTGAGAGATTACGGTGTAGGCGCTCAAATTTTAGCAGATCTTGGGATTTCTCAAGTACGCTTAATGACCAATAATCCAAGGAAAATCGTTGGTTTGGAAGGATATGGTATGAAAGTCGTGGAACGAGTTCCTTTAGAAGTATCAAGCAAACCGGAAAACACTAAATATCTCTGTACTAAAAAGCAAAAAATGGGACACTTTTTGACTGAAGTACTTTAA
- the ribH gene encoding 6,7-dimethyl-8-ribityllumazine synthase, which translates to MKTFEGNLLAEGLKIGIIAARFNEFITSKLVSGAMDALRRHGILENDVELAWVPGAFEIPLVAQKMALSNKYDAVICLGAVIRGATPHFDLVSNEVSKGIAQVGLQTGIPVIFGVLSTDSIEQAIERAGTKAGNKGFDAAMTAIETANLIKSFKS; encoded by the coding sequence ATGAAAACATTTGAAGGAAATTTATTGGCAGAAGGTCTTAAGATAGGAATTATTGCAGCCCGTTTTAATGAATTCATTACCAGTAAATTAGTCTCCGGAGCAATGGATGCACTGCGCAGACACGGTATCCTCGAAAATGACGTAGAATTAGCATGGGTACCGGGAGCTTTTGAAATTCCTTTAGTCGCGCAAAAAATGGCCCTCTCTAATAAATATGATGCCGTTATATGTCTTGGAGCCGTTATCCGTGGAGCCACTCCTCATTTTGACCTGGTTAGCAACGAAGTAAGCAAAGGCATCGCCCAAGTTGGCTTACAAACTGGAATCCCTGTCATCTTTGGAGTATTATCAACAGACAGTATTGAACAAGCCATTGAACGTGCCGGAACCAAGGCTGGAAATAAAGGCTTTGATGCTGCTATGACAGCCATTGAGACAGCAAATTTGATAAAATCTTTTAAATCATAA
- a CDS encoding sigma-70 family RNA polymerase sigma factor: protein MTSNISTLDVKETTLLEAARSGNKRALNEIIQYYEPEVRMIASKYFLPRADFDDLIQEGRIAIYRAIISYDEDSGIPFLHFLRMVIKRKLIDSLRKYTRQKHTNLNEAYSLNNVVSDSEDTSFLELLPNVEDPASTVIANDEICSMIQDLNKNLSNLERLVFEHYFIHGFKQREVSEHLGLHPKSLDNAIQRIRHKTALYRSRKAVG from the coding sequence ATGACTTCGAACATTAGCACCTTAGATGTTAAGGAAACTACTCTGCTAGAAGCTGCGCGCTCAGGTAATAAACGCGCTTTGAATGAGATAATTCAATATTATGAGCCTGAAGTTCGCATGATTGCGTCTAAATATTTTTTACCCAGAGCTGATTTTGATGATCTAATTCAAGAAGGACGAATTGCAATTTACAGAGCCATCATATCCTACGATGAGGATTCCGGAATTCCTTTCCTTCATTTTTTAAGAATGGTCATTAAACGGAAACTTATAGACAGTCTCCGTAAATACACCCGGCAAAAACACACAAACTTAAATGAAGCGTATTCTCTCAATAACGTTGTCTCTGATTCTGAGGACACAAGCTTCTTGGAGTTATTACCCAATGTTGAAGATCCGGCGTCAACGGTTATCGCTAATGATGAAATATGCTCCATGATCCAAGATTTGAATAAAAACTTATCAAATCTCGAGCGTTTAGTATTTGAGCATTATTTCATTCACGGATTTAAACAACGTGAAGTATCCGAACACTTAGGACTGCACCCCAAATCATTAGATAATGCAATCCAACGAATTCGCCATAAGACAGCACTCTATCGTTCACGGAAAGCAGTAGGTTGA
- a CDS encoding spore coat protein, whose amino-acid sequence MSQFTDLDMLYDYEKDASAAAMGYMTLATRAHNASLRDIYLRLANEATNAHSKVSKLINQSGGIA is encoded by the coding sequence GTGAGTCAATTTACAGATTTAGATATGCTTTATGATTACGAAAAAGACGCATCCGCTGCAGCAATGGGCTATATGACTTTAGCCACTCGGGCTCATAATGCAAGTCTAAGAGATATATACTTACGCTTAGCTAATGAAGCGACTAACGCTCATAGTAAGGTTAGCAAATTAATTAACCAAAGCGGCGGGATAGCTTAA
- a CDS encoding UbiD family decarboxylase — MHANLRQFIETLRREKQLVEIEAEVNPYLELAEIHRRIIEKEGPALLFKRVKGSPYPVVTNLFGTRKRVDMAVGTKPEEIVKRAVSALHRLLPPRPSTLWQEKDWILSLAKSGMRVIKANQAPVLEIKENSIDLTTLPVLTSWPEDGGPFVTLPLVYTEHPLTREHNLGMYRIQIYNSQQTGIHWQIQKGGGFHYHEAERLGQDLPTTLFLGGPPALILSAIAPLPEMLPELIFTSFLMGEKLTKAKIPNHPHSILSECEFAICGKVPANIRKPEGPFGDHYGYYSLTHDFPVFDVHTIYHRKDAIYPATVVGKPRQEDYFIGEYLQSLLSPMFPVVMPGVKALWTYAETGFHALAAAVVRESYHREALAHAFRILGEGQLTLTKFLILTDVQLNLQDFKNLLETVLARFEPQSDLLVLHETSMDTLDYTGRRLNHGSKAIMLGLGKPKRELPIQPPEASLSGVFRIRSFCAGCLLIEAPSFESSPQLAEDVLQQLQFGSFKEWPLVILVDDLNLASDSAGFLWQVFTRFDPAHDIYASTEIIKHRLVYRGPILIDARMKPGYPGEVLPDETTVKLVNRRWKEYGFY; from the coding sequence ATGCACGCAAATTTACGACAATTTATTGAAACTCTCCGGCGAGAGAAGCAACTTGTAGAAATAGAGGCAGAAGTCAATCCCTATCTTGAACTAGCTGAAATTCATCGTCGAATCATTGAGAAAGAAGGTCCGGCTTTACTCTTTAAGCGTGTCAAAGGCAGCCCTTATCCTGTTGTAACTAATTTATTCGGGACACGAAAACGTGTAGATATGGCTGTTGGAACAAAGCCTGAAGAAATAGTTAAGCGGGCTGTTTCGGCACTGCATCGCTTGCTGCCTCCTAGGCCATCCACCTTATGGCAGGAAAAAGATTGGATTCTCTCTCTTGCCAAAAGCGGCATGCGTGTCATCAAAGCTAATCAGGCTCCGGTTCTTGAGATTAAAGAGAACAGCATAGATTTAACGACACTTCCTGTTTTAACAAGCTGGCCAGAGGATGGCGGTCCATTTGTTACCTTGCCCCTTGTATATACCGAACATCCTTTAACACGTGAACATAATTTAGGAATGTACCGCATTCAAATCTATAATTCTCAGCAAACGGGTATTCATTGGCAGATACAAAAAGGCGGGGGATTTCATTATCATGAGGCAGAACGTTTAGGACAGGATCTTCCCACAACTCTATTTTTAGGAGGACCGCCTGCTCTGATTCTGTCGGCTATAGCGCCACTTCCGGAAATGCTGCCTGAGCTCATCTTCACGTCATTTTTGATGGGAGAAAAACTTACTAAAGCTAAAATACCCAATCATCCCCACTCAATCCTATCCGAGTGTGAGTTTGCAATCTGCGGAAAAGTACCGGCTAACATACGTAAACCGGAAGGGCCATTCGGTGATCACTATGGCTATTATTCTTTGACACATGATTTTCCTGTTTTTGATGTACATACCATCTATCATCGCAAAGACGCAATTTATCCTGCTACTGTCGTAGGTAAACCACGTCAGGAGGATTACTTTATTGGCGAATACCTCCAGTCATTGTTGTCTCCCATGTTTCCCGTTGTTATGCCAGGAGTCAAGGCACTTTGGACTTACGCTGAAACAGGCTTTCATGCTTTAGCAGCGGCTGTTGTTCGGGAGAGCTATCACCGCGAAGCATTGGCCCATGCTTTCCGTATCTTAGGTGAAGGGCAGCTTACTTTAACGAAATTTTTAATCCTTACCGATGTTCAGCTTAATTTACAAGACTTTAAAAACCTTCTGGAAACAGTTTTAGCTCGGTTTGAACCGCAATCAGATTTATTAGTCCTTCACGAAACCTCCATGGATACTCTGGATTATACTGGCAGGCGTCTAAATCATGGGAGCAAGGCGATCATGCTCGGCTTAGGCAAACCTAAGCGAGAACTGCCTATCCAACCTCCGGAAGCATCCTTATCTGGAGTTTTCAGAATCAGGTCATTCTGTGCAGGCTGCTTATTAATTGAAGCTCCTTCATTTGAATCATCACCTCAACTGGCTGAGGATGTCCTACAGCAGCTCCAATTTGGATCCTTTAAGGAATGGCCTCTGGTGATTTTAGTTGATGATTTGAATTTAGCCTCAGATAGTGCAGGATTTCTTTGGCAAGTTTTCACTCGTTTTGATCCTGCACATGATATTTACGCTTCAACGGAAATTATTAAACACCGCTTGGTTTACCGCGGCCCAATATTAATTGATGCTCGAATGAAACCAGGCTATCCGGGTGAAGTATTGCCAGATGAAACAACAGTCAAACTTGTTAACCGTCGCTGGAAAGAATACGGATTTTATTAA